From a region of the Halorubrum sp. BV1 genome:
- a CDS encoding LUD domain-containing protein — protein MSSDAAKADRIRELMATEGDAVAANTRGFNEGRYESTSRLDDYEELKGEARAIKEDAIARLPELIEEVKATVEANGGTVYVADDAADANRYITELTADERDADRLVKSKSMTSEEIEVNEALEAEGVDVVETDLGEWVLQLADEAPSHIVAPAIHKSREGIAELFAERFDPAEPPETAEELTMFARERLGELIEDADVGMTGANFIAADSGTMLLVTSEGNARKTVTATDTHVAVAGVEKIVPSVEEFAPFVELIGRSGTGQDVTSYISTLTPPVDSPVPDFQEDGEPLAGGDPDDGASDGTGDDRDFHLVLIDNGRLAMREDEELKETLYCIRCSACSNSCGNFQSVGGHAFGGETYSGGIATGWEAGIEGLDTAAEFNDLCTGCSRCVPACPVEIDIPWINTVVRDRINRGEADPGQTDWMFEELVPDEEPAGLDLGTRIVGNYETLAKWGSRTAPIANRLADVGPLRALGERVAGIDRRRDLPDFASQPLVDWFEARGGAAVSPEDASREAVLYPDTATNYVDVDRGKAAVRALEALDVHVRVPDLPGSGRPPLSQGMVSTAEAKAEDVYAGLARHVDAGRDVVVIEPSDLGMFRREYEKFLPEASHERLADASYDVMEYLFGLLDNGGDPAALRAPAEGTGPVASGARVAYHPHCQARTIGVGEHATAVMERLGYDVRTSDTECCGMAGSFGYKHDYYELSMDVGEPIREQFGDTDRTVVAAGTSCTEQIDALLGDAPMHPVELVAPRE, from the coding sequence ATGAGTAGCGACGCCGCGAAGGCCGACCGGATCCGCGAGCTGATGGCGACCGAGGGCGACGCGGTCGCAGCAAACACTCGCGGGTTCAACGAGGGACGGTACGAGTCGACGTCGCGGCTCGACGACTACGAGGAACTGAAAGGCGAGGCGCGCGCGATAAAGGAGGACGCGATCGCGCGGCTCCCGGAGCTAATCGAGGAGGTGAAAGCGACCGTCGAGGCGAACGGCGGGACGGTCTACGTCGCCGACGACGCCGCCGACGCGAACCGGTACATCACTGAGCTGACGGCCGACGAGCGCGACGCCGACCGGCTGGTAAAGTCGAAGTCGATGACGTCCGAGGAGATCGAGGTCAACGAGGCGCTCGAAGCCGAGGGCGTCGACGTGGTCGAGACCGACCTCGGCGAGTGGGTGCTCCAGCTGGCCGACGAGGCCCCGTCACACATCGTCGCGCCGGCGATCCACAAGTCCCGCGAGGGGATAGCGGAGCTGTTCGCAGAGCGGTTCGACCCGGCGGAGCCGCCGGAGACCGCGGAGGAGCTGACGATGTTCGCTCGCGAGCGGCTCGGCGAGCTGATCGAGGACGCCGACGTGGGGATGACGGGCGCGAACTTCATCGCGGCCGACTCGGGCACGATGCTGCTCGTCACGAGCGAGGGGAACGCCCGCAAGACGGTGACCGCGACGGACACCCACGTCGCGGTCGCGGGCGTCGAGAAGATCGTTCCGAGCGTCGAGGAGTTCGCCCCGTTCGTCGAGCTGATCGGTCGGTCGGGGACCGGACAGGACGTGACCTCCTACATCTCGACGCTCACGCCGCCGGTCGACTCCCCGGTTCCGGATTTCCAAGAGGACGGCGAACCGCTCGCTGGCGGCGATCCCGACGACGGCGCGAGCGACGGCACCGGCGACGACCGCGACTTCCACCTCGTTCTGATCGACAACGGCCGGCTGGCGATGCGCGAGGACGAGGAGCTGAAAGAGACGCTGTACTGCATCCGGTGTTCGGCCTGCTCGAACTCCTGCGGGAACTTCCAGAGCGTCGGGGGCCACGCGTTCGGCGGCGAGACGTACTCCGGCGGCATCGCCACCGGCTGGGAGGCCGGCATCGAGGGACTCGACACCGCCGCCGAGTTCAACGATCTGTGTACCGGCTGCTCGCGCTGCGTGCCGGCGTGTCCCGTCGAGATCGACATCCCGTGGATTAACACGGTCGTGCGTGACCGGATCAACCGCGGCGAGGCCGACCCTGGCCAGACGGACTGGATGTTCGAGGAGCTGGTGCCCGACGAGGAGCCCGCGGGCCTCGACCTCGGTACCCGGATCGTGGGCAACTACGAGACGCTCGCGAAGTGGGGAAGCAGGACCGCGCCGATAGCGAACCGGCTCGCTGACGTCGGGCCGCTCCGCGCGCTCGGCGAGCGGGTCGCCGGGATCGACCGCCGGCGCGACCTCCCCGACTTCGCGAGCCAGCCGCTCGTCGACTGGTTCGAGGCGCGCGGCGGGGCCGCGGTGTCGCCCGAGGACGCGAGCCGCGAGGCCGTCCTCTACCCGGACACCGCGACCAACTACGTCGACGTCGACCGCGGGAAGGCGGCCGTGCGCGCGCTGGAAGCGCTCGACGTGCACGTCAGGGTTCCCGACCTCCCGGGCAGCGGCCGGCCGCCGCTCTCACAGGGGATGGTCTCGACGGCCGAGGCGAAGGCCGAAGACGTGTACGCCGGGCTCGCGCGCCACGTCGATGCCGGCCGCGACGTGGTCGTCATCGAGCCGAGCGACCTCGGGATGTTCCGACGCGAGTACGAGAAGTTCCTCCCCGAGGCGTCTCACGAGCGGCTCGCCGACGCCAGCTACGACGTGATGGAGTACCTGTTCGGCCTGTTGGACAACGGCGGCGACCCGGCCGCGCTTCGCGCGCCGGCCGAGGGGACCGGCCCCGTCGCGTCCGGGGCGCGCGTCGCGTACCACCCGCACTGTCAGGCCCGGACGATCGGCGTCGGCGAGCACGCCACCGCGGTGATGGAGCGACTCGGCTACGACGTCCGAACCTCCGACACCGAGTGCTGCGGGATGGCCGGCTCGTTCGGCTACAAGCACGACTACTACGAGCTGAGCATGGACGTGGGCGAGCCCATCCGCGAGCAGTTCGGCGACACCGACCGGACGGTCGTCGCCGCCGGCACGTCGTGTACCGAACAGATCGACGCGCTGCTCGGTGACGCGCCGATGCATCCGGTCGAGCTCGTCGCCCCGCGGGAGTGA
- a CDS encoding LUD domain-containing protein, which produces MSLADRSTFKRRLDDLGVTVSEGPESACRDLIAEAAGDPAVGVSDAPLPDRIETEPTTADLRAAHTGVTDAELGVAEYGSVAIEADAAGTEPVSLFVDRHVVVLRERDLVPDMPDAFDWLGPKTREGSVDVVFATGPSATADMGGLVHGAHGPKEVHVVLLREDGETKDGESAAAEGGDLDE; this is translated from the coding sequence ATGTCACTCGCCGACCGATCGACGTTCAAACGTCGGCTCGACGACCTCGGGGTCACCGTCAGCGAGGGCCCCGAGAGCGCGTGTCGCGATCTGATAGCCGAAGCTGCTGGCGATCCGGCCGTGGGCGTCTCCGACGCGCCGCTCCCAGACCGGATCGAGACCGAGCCGACGACCGCCGACCTGCGGGCGGCCCACACCGGCGTCACCGACGCCGAACTGGGCGTCGCCGAGTACGGCAGCGTCGCGATCGAAGCCGACGCCGCCGGCACGGAGCCGGTGAGCCTCTTCGTCGACCGCCACGTCGTCGTCCTCCGCGAGCGCGACCTCGTCCCCGACATGCCGGACGCGTTCGACTGGCTCGGCCCGAAGACCCGCGAGGGCTCGGTCGACGTCGTGTTCGCGACCGGCCCGAGCGCGACCGCCGACATGGGCGGGCTCGTCCACGGCGCGCATGGTCCGAAGGAGGTCCACGTGGTGTTGCTTCGGGAGGACGGGGAGACGAAAGACGGTGAATCGGCGGCGGCCGAAGGGGGGGACCTCGATGAGTAG
- a CDS encoding FAD-binding and (Fe-S)-binding domain-containing protein produces MATNTPDPRDGGDFDYTGGSVDRPDLVDALDRRVDGDVRFDEYSKRLYATDASAYEVTPIGVVIPESTADVAAVHEYCFEEGIPVLPRGGGTSLAGQTVNEAVVLDLTGEMDAVIETDSDTATARVQAGAYVGDLNAAVKSDGLKFAPDPAWRDKSAVGGAIGNNSTGSHSLKYGKTDHYVEELEVVLADGTVTTFGEERVADLRESADADSDDLLDRIHAEIVRILDEEAAEIGERFPEMKRNVSGYNLDRLLAEYRGEYGEEGVVNLGRLMAGSEGTLATVTEATVSLVEIPETKSVALLTYDDLLDAMEDVAPILEHDPSAVEVMDDVLLGLAADTPEFADVVDMLPDGTNSVLLVEFYAESDEEGRQKVADLVADRVGPAAEGGPETVETPRSGAAETTSQPRRAVDAMEAHDPDERERFWKMRKSGLPILLSRTTDEKHISFIEDCAIPPEHLPEYTREFQEILEDNDTFATFYAHAGPGVLHIRPLINTKNVEDVDAMVDIADRVTDAVVRLGGSVSGEHGDGHARTQWNRKLYGDQLWDAFRELKTAFDPDWLLNPGNVCGDHDMSADLRFDSEYEYDAEFDPALEWAVDNGMQGMVELCHGCGGCRGRQETTGGVMCPTYRASEEEIQATRGRANMLRGAMSGELPEDPTNDEFVTEVMDLCVGCKGCTVDCPSGVDMAKLKAEVEHAHHEEHGVDLRTRLLGSFESLAPLGSKLAPLSNLPNKLPGAGLLGEKLLGIAKERDLPAFRSESLTDWFDARGGAGVSRAEADREVLLFPDVYTTYTNPGAGKAAIRVLEAANCHVQIPDVDGSGRPPHSKGLLEKSRATARDAVETLAPDVREGKDVVVVEPTDAVMLQSDYHDLLDGDASSVPDADVATVSENTYGIMEYVDAHRLDEQLALDAPTESLTYHGHCHQKATKKDHHAVGVLRRAGYGVDPLDSSCCGMAGSFGYEAEHYAMSKAIGETLYEQVAASDGDDVVAPGASCRTQLKERDADAGEPPHPVEKLAAALA; encoded by the coding sequence ATGGCAACCAACACGCCGGACCCGCGGGACGGGGGAGACTTCGATTACACCGGGGGGTCGGTCGATCGGCCGGACCTCGTGGACGCGCTGGACCGCCGAGTCGACGGCGACGTACGGTTCGACGAGTACTCGAAGCGGCTGTACGCGACCGACGCCTCGGCGTACGAGGTGACGCCGATCGGCGTGGTGATCCCCGAGTCGACCGCGGACGTCGCCGCGGTCCACGAGTACTGCTTCGAGGAGGGGATCCCGGTGCTCCCGCGCGGCGGCGGCACGTCGCTCGCGGGCCAGACCGTCAACGAGGCGGTCGTCCTCGATCTGACCGGCGAGATGGACGCCGTGATTGAGACGGATTCCGACACGGCGACCGCCCGCGTGCAGGCCGGCGCGTACGTCGGCGACCTCAACGCAGCCGTCAAGTCGGACGGGCTGAAGTTCGCGCCCGACCCGGCGTGGCGCGACAAGTCCGCGGTCGGCGGCGCGATCGGAAACAACTCCACCGGATCGCACTCGCTGAAGTACGGGAAGACAGACCACTACGTCGAGGAACTGGAGGTCGTGCTCGCGGACGGCACCGTGACGACCTTTGGAGAAGAGCGGGTCGCGGACCTGCGCGAATCCGCCGACGCCGACAGCGACGACCTCCTCGACCGGATCCACGCCGAGATCGTCCGTATTCTGGACGAGGAAGCCGCAGAGATAGGCGAGCGGTTCCCGGAGATGAAACGCAACGTCTCCGGGTATAATCTCGACCGGCTGCTCGCGGAGTACCGCGGCGAGTACGGCGAGGAGGGCGTCGTCAACCTCGGTCGGCTCATGGCCGGCAGCGAGGGCACGCTCGCGACGGTGACGGAGGCGACCGTCTCGCTCGTCGAGATCCCCGAGACGAAGTCGGTCGCGCTTCTCACCTACGACGACCTGCTCGACGCGATGGAGGACGTGGCCCCGATCCTCGAACACGACCCGTCCGCGGTCGAGGTGATGGACGACGTGCTTCTCGGCCTCGCGGCCGACACGCCGGAGTTCGCCGACGTGGTCGACATGCTGCCGGACGGGACGAACTCCGTGCTCCTGGTCGAGTTCTACGCCGAGAGCGACGAGGAGGGAAGACAGAAAGTCGCCGATCTGGTCGCCGACCGCGTCGGGCCGGCAGCCGAGGGCGGCCCGGAGACGGTGGAGACGCCTCGGTCTGGGGCGGCGGAGACGACGAGCCAGCCGCGCCGCGCCGTCGACGCGATGGAGGCGCACGACCCCGACGAGCGCGAGCGATTCTGGAAGATGCGCAAGTCCGGCCTCCCGATCCTGCTCTCGCGCACCACCGACGAAAAGCACATCTCCTTCATCGAGGACTGCGCGATCCCTCCGGAGCACCTCCCCGAGTACACCCGCGAGTTCCAGGAGATCCTCGAGGACAACGACACCTTCGCGACGTTTTACGCGCACGCCGGACCGGGGGTGCTCCACATCCGCCCGCTGATCAACACGAAGAACGTCGAGGACGTGGACGCGATGGTCGACATCGCGGACCGGGTCACCGACGCCGTCGTCCGGCTCGGCGGGTCGGTGTCGGGCGAGCACGGTGACGGACACGCGCGGACGCAATGGAACCGGAAGCTCTACGGCGACCAGCTGTGGGACGCCTTCCGCGAGCTGAAGACCGCGTTCGACCCCGACTGGCTTCTCAACCCCGGGAACGTCTGCGGCGACCACGACATGAGCGCGGACCTGCGGTTCGACTCCGAGTACGAGTACGACGCCGAGTTCGACCCCGCCCTGGAGTGGGCCGTCGACAACGGGATGCAGGGGATGGTCGAACTCTGTCACGGCTGTGGCGGCTGTCGGGGGCGACAGGAGACGACCGGCGGCGTGATGTGCCCGACCTACCGCGCCTCCGAGGAGGAGATTCAGGCGACGCGGGGACGCGCCAACATGCTCCGGGGAGCGATGAGCGGGGAGCTTCCGGAGGACCCCACGAACGACGAGTTCGTCACCGAGGTGATGGACCTGTGTGTCGGCTGTAAGGGCTGTACGGTCGACTGTCCGAGCGGCGTCGACATGGCGAAGCTGAAAGCCGAGGTCGAACACGCCCACCACGAGGAACACGGCGTCGACCTCCGCACCCGGCTGCTCGGAAGCTTCGAGTCGCTCGCCCCGCTCGGATCGAAGCTCGCCCCGCTATCGAACCTCCCGAACAAGCTTCCCGGCGCGGGGCTGCTCGGCGAGAAGCTCCTCGGAATCGCCAAGGAGCGCGACCTCCCGGCGTTCCGGTCAGAGAGCCTCACCGATTGGTTCGACGCGCGCGGCGGCGCGGGGGTCTCGCGCGCCGAGGCCGACCGCGAAGTGTTGCTGTTCCCCGACGTGTACACGACCTACACGAACCCCGGTGCCGGCAAGGCCGCAATCCGGGTGCTGGAGGCCGCGAACTGTCATGTGCAGATTCCGGACGTCGACGGTAGCGGTCGGCCGCCGCACTCGAAGGGACTGCTGGAGAAGTCGCGGGCGACGGCGCGTGACGCCGTCGAGACGCTCGCCCCCGACGTTCGAGAGGGGAAAGACGTGGTCGTCGTCGAGCCGACGGACGCTGTCATGCTCCAGTCCGACTATCACGACCTGCTCGATGGCGACGCCAGTTCGGTTCCCGACGCCGACGTGGCGACTGTCTCGGAGAACACCTACGGGATCATGGAGTACGTCGACGCCCACCGCCTCGACGAGCAGTTGGCGCTCGATGCGCCCACGGAGTCGCTCACGTACCACGGGCACTGTCATCAGAAGGCGACGAAGAAGGACCATCACGCGGTCGGCGTGCTCCGTCGGGCCGGCTACGGCGTCGACCCGCTCGACTCCTCGTGTTGCGGCATGGCCGGCTCGTTCGGCTACGAGGCGGAACACTACGCGATGAGCAAGGCGATAGGTGAGACGCTCTACGAGCAGGTCGCGGCGAGCGACGGGGACGACGTGGTCGCCCCCGGTGCCTCCTGCCGGACGCAACTCAAAGAGCGCGACGCGGACGCCGGCGAGCCGCCGCACCCGGTCGAGAAGCTGGCGGCGGCGCTGGCGTAG
- a CDS encoding DUF5787 family protein: protein MTPDAEFGYELHVCRYAELAWHPGDGPRPAIVSRQLGTRERRWDTVVIEVNPAAFAARRAFGDRTLDSDLLHVVRGAPAGWAWYRDALPDPGYPWRYVREAVHRAAGRNLIETRRDGNRVEIRRKRPYPDWVRRIVAIENKPDLDRSAADRLADQLAHDVETALADEAWLATETTGDRIERALLREMPVEAGVLATDFSGGVDGASGDVAWHPSDLSPTGGRESDTVTRRLEIAERAYGKGWRSFHDTMRPDCRHFELRREDRALVPHCAAKSTLPTARECSGSCPQFSPEPPQWRTRGWPIDGGPGKGIQWLLNRRRERDRDGIARGDDAVDRGGAEEDRTPGAPGRDT, encoded by the coding sequence GTGACTCCAGACGCCGAGTTCGGCTACGAGCTTCACGTCTGTCGGTACGCTGAACTGGCGTGGCACCCGGGTGACGGCCCGCGGCCGGCGATCGTCTCCCGCCAGCTCGGCACCCGCGAGCGCCGGTGGGACACGGTGGTCATCGAGGTGAATCCGGCGGCGTTCGCGGCACGGCGGGCCTTCGGCGACCGGACCCTCGACTCCGATCTCCTCCACGTCGTCCGGGGCGCGCCCGCCGGGTGGGCGTGGTATCGGGACGCGCTCCCCGATCCCGGCTACCCGTGGCGCTACGTCCGCGAGGCGGTCCACCGCGCTGCCGGCCGGAATCTGATCGAGACGCGGCGAGACGGAAACAGAGTCGAGATCCGTCGGAAGCGACCGTACCCGGACTGGGTTCGACGGATCGTCGCGATCGAGAACAAGCCCGATCTGGACCGGTCCGCCGCCGATCGACTCGCCGACCAACTCGCACACGACGTCGAGACCGCTCTCGCGGACGAGGCCTGGCTCGCGACCGAGACCACGGGCGACCGGATCGAGCGCGCCCTACTGCGCGAGATGCCCGTCGAGGCCGGTGTCCTCGCGACCGACTTCTCTGGGGGGGTCGACGGAGCGAGCGGCGACGTGGCGTGGCACCCGAGCGACCTGTCGCCGACCGGCGGCAGGGAGTCCGACACGGTGACTCGACGATTGGAGATCGCAGAGCGGGCGTACGGGAAGGGGTGGCGGTCGTTTCACGACACGATGCGACCCGACTGCCGTCACTTCGAACTTCGCCGCGAAGACAGGGCGCTCGTTCCGCACTGTGCGGCGAAGTCGACGCTCCCGACCGCGCGGGAGTGTTCGGGGTCGTGTCCGCAGTTCTCACCCGAACCGCCGCAGTGGCGAACGCGGGGCTGGCCGATCGACGGCGGTCCCGGGAAGGGGATTCAGTGGCTTCTGAACCGCCGCCGAGAGCGCGATCGCGACGGAATCGCACGCGGCGACGACGCGGTCGATCGCGGCGGCGCGGAGGAAGACCGGACCCCCGGCGCGCCCGGCCGCGACACCTGA
- a CDS encoding bis(5'-nucleosyl)-tetraphosphatase has protein sequence MTVEATSAGAILFRDTRGEREYLLLKSRPGDWEFPKGGVEGDEELQQTAIREVSEEAGIEDFRLIDGFRKEYDYVFEANGNTIHKTVHLFIARSFEASAEISNEHRDLQWRDYDQAINTITQDGPRDILEDAHEYLDERKDEETDEYI, from the coding sequence ATGACGGTCGAAGCGACAAGCGCTGGAGCCATCCTCTTCCGCGATACCCGCGGCGAACGGGAGTACTTGCTCCTGAAGAGCCGACCGGGGGACTGGGAGTTCCCCAAAGGCGGGGTCGAGGGGGACGAGGAGCTCCAGCAGACGGCGATACGAGAGGTCTCCGAGGAGGCCGGAATCGAGGATTTCCGGCTGATCGACGGCTTCCGGAAGGAGTACGACTACGTGTTCGAGGCGAACGGTAACACCATCCACAAGACGGTTCACCTGTTCATCGCCCGCTCGTTCGAAGCGAGCGCCGAGATCTCGAACGAACACCGCGACCTGCAGTGGCGCGACTACGACCAGGCGATCAACACGATCACTCAAGACGGTCCCCGTGACATCCTCGAAGACGCACACGAGTACCTCGACGAGCGGAAAGACGAGGAGACGGACGAGTACATCTGA
- a CDS encoding uS10/mL48 family ribosomal protein, with product MTFVTKLSFASGDRDVLAETVQDLKATLERKGAECKGPHATPAETVRVPLYKQLRAGDEFSPWSYSVYKRSMEIHGSDDIARAVVARDFPDSIHVEVEVDQKKPLGHRRD from the coding sequence ATGACCTTCGTCACGAAACTATCGTTTGCGTCCGGCGACCGCGACGTGCTCGCAGAGACCGTCCAAGACCTGAAGGCGACGCTCGAACGCAAAGGCGCGGAGTGTAAGGGCCCGCACGCCACGCCGGCCGAGACGGTTCGCGTCCCCCTCTACAAACAACTCCGCGCCGGCGACGAGTTCTCGCCGTGGAGCTACTCGGTGTACAAGCGCTCGATGGAGATCCACGGCTCTGACGACATCGCGCGCGCCGTCGTCGCGCGCGACTTCCCGGACTCGATCCACGTCGAGGTCGAGGTCGACCAAAAGAAGCCGCTCGGACACCGCAGAGACTAA
- a CDS encoding amidohydrolase: MPLHGSNEYRAFRRDLHRHPEPAWCEFYTTARIVSALRERDLTALHVGADALATGDRMHVPGDDELSEWEVRAREAGADPDVVDQLSGGYTGCVAVAERGDGPVVGLRVDIDALPIAESDSPDHVPAAEGFRSENEGYMHACGHDAHATMGLATLDSVLDSEFAGTLKVFFQPGEEQVAGGRPMAESGHLDDVDHLFAVHIGLDHPSGEVVCGIDGFLAVRHFLAEFTGESAHAGARPEAGRNAVQAMAAAVQNLYAIPRHADGPTRVNAGVVGGGTATNVIPEESYIEGEVRGATTELADYASEHADRILTSAAAMYDCDVEVATKGEAPSAKSDGALADVVGAVAADADGVTSILDRGDLGGSEDATYLMQRVQDRGGLACYVGIGTDHPSGHHTDEFDVVEDDIAVGVDVLAGAIRRVGAGEL; this comes from the coding sequence ATGCCACTCCACGGCAGCAACGAGTACCGCGCGTTCCGCCGCGACCTCCACCGTCATCCGGAGCCCGCGTGGTGTGAGTTCTACACGACCGCTCGAATCGTCTCTGCGCTCCGCGAGCGCGACCTGACGGCGCTCCACGTCGGGGCCGACGCGCTCGCGACCGGCGATCGCATGCACGTTCCCGGCGACGACGAACTCTCCGAGTGGGAAGTGCGAGCCCGCGAGGCGGGCGCTGACCCGGATGTCGTCGACCAGCTGTCCGGCGGATACACCGGCTGCGTCGCGGTCGCAGAGCGCGGTGACGGTCCCGTGGTCGGACTGCGCGTCGACATCGACGCGCTTCCGATCGCCGAGTCCGATTCACCCGACCACGTCCCGGCGGCCGAGGGGTTCCGCTCGGAGAACGAGGGCTACATGCACGCCTGCGGGCACGACGCCCACGCGACGATGGGGCTCGCGACGCTCGATTCGGTGCTCGACTCCGAGTTTGCGGGCACGCTGAAAGTGTTCTTTCAGCCCGGCGAAGAACAGGTCGCCGGCGGGCGACCGATGGCCGAGTCCGGCCACCTCGACGACGTCGACCACCTCTTTGCGGTCCACATCGGCCTCGACCATCCCTCCGGCGAGGTCGTCTGCGGGATCGACGGGTTTCTCGCGGTCCGCCACTTCCTCGCGGAGTTCACGGGCGAGTCGGCACACGCCGGCGCGCGCCCTGAGGCGGGCCGGAACGCGGTGCAGGCGATGGCGGCCGCGGTACAGAACCTCTATGCAATTCCGCGACACGCGGACGGCCCGACGCGGGTGAACGCCGGAGTCGTCGGCGGCGGCACGGCGACGAACGTCATCCCGGAGGAGTCGTACATCGAGGGGGAGGTCCGCGGGGCGACGACGGAGCTTGCCGACTACGCATCCGAACACGCCGACCGGATCCTCACTTCCGCCGCCGCGATGTACGACTGCGACGTGGAGGTCGCCACGAAGGGTGAGGCCCCGAGCGCGAAAAGCGACGGCGCGCTCGCCGACGTCGTCGGCGCGGTCGCGGCCGACGCGGACGGCGTCACGTCCATCCTCGATCGCGGCGACCTCGGCGGCTCCGAGGACGCCACCTATCTCATGCAGCGGGTGCAAGACCGCGGCGGACTCGCCTGTTACGTGGGGATCGGGACGGACCACCCAAGCGGGCACCACACGGACGAGTTCGACGTGGTCGAAGACGACATCGCAGTCGGCGTCGACGTGCTCGCCGGCGCGATACGGCGGGTCGGAGCGGGGGAACTCTGA
- a CDS encoding winged helix-turn-helix domain-containing protein — protein sequence MEAVLWYVLTGTRGGPNRVRILRAIDERPRNANQLADRLDLDYTTVRHHLDVLRDHDVVKRTGDGYGTVYYPTEGTQRHWDLVEEIAEGRPV from the coding sequence ATGGAGGCCGTCCTCTGGTACGTGCTCACCGGGACTCGCGGCGGCCCGAATCGAGTCCGGATTCTCCGAGCGATAGACGAGCGCCCCCGGAACGCGAATCAGCTCGCAGACCGGCTCGACCTGGACTACACGACGGTGCGACACCACTTGGACGTGCTCCGCGACCACGACGTGGTGAAACGCACCGGCGACGGCTACGGAACGGTGTATTACCCGACGGAGGGGACACAGCGCCACTGGGACTTAGTCGAGGAGATCGCAGAAGGCAGACCGGTATGA
- a CDS encoding geranylgeranyl reductase family protein, translated as MSIDEYDVVVAGAGTAGCYAAATIANEGLDVVIVERKDAEEAGHIACGDALKGADAFPEAIPKSQLEPAFTNTGVDHGRFEIPQEDTVLEIPVPGELAVIDRWEYGRRIIEGAENAGVDFHYDTVINDVVQAEGGRVTGLRAKRKGDQRTYEADVVIDGAGSLSLLQDKADFEGTTFDTNVRYSQFCSAYREIVEVPEPVEWDDALVFKATDRAAGYLWYFPRTATEINAGLGFQMNEEPMQLVEALKRDLRNRPEFEGAEVRDKLGAALPTRRPYDSAVAPGYMAVGDAAGHVNPTTGGGIAGAAYAGKYAGEQAVKAISDGDVSEENLWRYNTRVMDHFGGRYAGLDVYNVLSTAVDVDDLMGLLAALPGEKLAEALYEGSTSMSFGLKVKAAIQSFGYWGTIRNFYQTKSLADELLDHYDGYPTSPAAMANWTSERDAIMDRVYETTGADAKY; from the coding sequence ATGAGCATCGACGAGTACGACGTCGTCGTGGCGGGTGCCGGCACCGCCGGCTGTTACGCGGCCGCGACGATCGCGAACGAGGGGCTCGACGTCGTGATCGTCGAGCGGAAGGACGCCGAGGAGGCGGGTCACATCGCCTGCGGCGACGCGCTGAAGGGCGCGGACGCCTTCCCGGAGGCGATCCCGAAATCACAGTTGGAACCGGCCTTTACCAACACCGGCGTCGACCACGGGCGCTTCGAGATCCCACAGGAGGACACCGTTCTCGAGATCCCCGTCCCCGGCGAACTCGCCGTCATCGACCGCTGGGAGTACGGTCGGCGGATCATCGAGGGCGCGGAGAACGCCGGCGTCGACTTCCACTACGACACCGTCATCAACGACGTGGTGCAAGCCGAGGGCGGTCGCGTCACCGGACTGCGAGCCAAACGGAAGGGCGACCAGCGGACGTACGAGGCGGACGTCGTCATCGACGGTGCCGGGTCGCTGTCGCTGCTTCAGGACAAGGCCGACTTCGAGGGGACCACCTTCGACACGAACGTTCGGTACTCGCAGTTCTGTTCGGCGTACCGCGAGATCGTCGAGGTGCCGGAGCCGGTCGAGTGGGACGACGCGCTGGTGTTCAAAGCAACCGACCGCGCGGCGGGCTACCTCTGGTACTTCCCGCGGACCGCGACCGAGATCAACGCCGGGCTCGGCTTCCAGATGAACGAGGAGCCGATGCAACTCGTCGAGGCGCTGAAACGCGATCTCCGGAACCGCCCCGAGTTCGAGGGCGCGGAGGTTCGCGACAAGCTCGGCGCGGCCCTCCCGACCCGCCGCCCGTACGACTCCGCGGTCGCGCCGGGGTACATGGCGGTCGGCGACGCGGCGGGCCACGTCAACCCGACGACCGGGGGCGGCATCGCCGGCGCGGCGTACGCGGGGAAGTACGCCGGCGAGCAGGCGGTGAAGGCGATAAGCGACGGCGACGTGAGCGAGGAGAACCTCTGGCGATACAACACTCGCGTCATGGACCACTTCGGCGGCCGATACGCCGGTCTCGACGTGTACAACGTCCTCTCGACTGCGGTCGACGTCGACGACCTGATGGGACTTCTCGCGGCCTTACCCGGCGAGAAGCTCGCCGAAGCGCTGTACGAGGGGTCGACGTCGATGTCGTTCGGTCTGAAGGTGAAGGCCGCGATCCAGAGCTTCGGCTACTGGGGGACCATCCGGAACTTCTACCAGACGAAGTCGCTCGCGGACGAGTTGCTCGACCACTACGACGGCTATCCGACCAGTCCGGCCGCGATGGCGAACTGGACCAGCGAGCGCGACGCGATCATGGATCGCGTGTACGAGACGACCGGCGCGGACGCGAAGTACTGA